ccgccgtggGTGGTGTGTTTGTGTGGCGGCCATGCCCGGTCCAGAAAAAGTTGATGACACTTCCTTTAtaaaatgtcatcaacatGGCTCCCACCACCGTCACTATTGTTCCTAACACCTTGGCTTGGCATCTCACGTTCTTCAAATCCAACTTTTCCATTCTGATGGGTTGACCGAATTAGTTGACATTTCGAATATAATACTTGcatttattcatattcttcgtacttttgattatttattcgATCGGAGAACACGTTAACCAAAGCTTAACATACCTGCAAAGCACTGCCATGATGAACGTCATTGAAGGAAGCATGTTGCCTATAGCACACGAGAAAGTTGGAGATGTCATTTTCAGCCCTAAATAGTAGAAGTTCTGATCGATAACTGGCCTGTTGAGATCGAGAGAAAATTTTTAGCTACTTGAAAGGACTTAATTACGGTTCCCAGCAAGTTTGATACTAACCCGAGAAGAGCTAAAACGAATAACTGAACGAAAATCTTAAATGTAATCTTAGGTCTTACATTCCTGAAAGTAAAATTAGTAACGAGATATCAAGAAAACTCAACAAAACGTGAAATGGGttaatgttgaaaataaaaataatcgtATGATTATAGAAATATGAAGGGATTTGTTTATCGTAAGACGTGATAACTGAAGAGTATACGAAAGCTACGAactttcctctcttttctaGGGTAGTACTGACTCTTCTACGCACCTTTCGAAGAAAAGAGCAAAGGGTGCCATGACAGCGGTGGCAAAGGCGTGGCGGTAGACGACGAGGACGTAGTGGCTCATACCGCGGGCGAGGGAGACGGTGGAGATGATATTCATTCCGGCGTAGCCAAATGTGAGGGAGATGACAACGATGTAAGGCATTGCATTTTGAAAGAAGCAGCCAAGGGATTGTGAGTATCCCATGCTTATTATGGTTAAAGGGAAGAGAGGAATCAACAGCTTAGAACAGCTTATGACTGTGTTTATAAGTTATTATGAATTGGGCTTCAACCTAAGGTACGGGCCCATACGCACAGGTATCCATCGTTTACCGTTAGACGGCAATGGAATTGAAGtttacctcgttcaatcaGGGAAGGGAATAGAGGTTTAGGTTCAGgagaaagaacagagaagagatCGTAAAAtagctttaccgagttcaatctATCGAATTCATCTTGcttgagttgagtctttgTTTGTTTACAGTTCGTGAAGGAATAACTCACAATAACTAATGGTAATagaggttcaggttcaggttTCGGAGTTCAGTCTCATGAATCGagagtctttcctttctctttgtcTTTTACAGAGTTCCAGAAGAATAGTCCAGGGTCCTAACCAAAAAGAGTGCTCGAATAACGCTTGCATCCTCTATATAACCATAATTGCTGACACAGAGTTACCCGATCCCTATTCCCCAAACATCGTCATTACTTCTTTTCTGGAAAAAAGAAGTTCACGACACATAGGTCTTCTACCTCCAAGTAACTTTCGTCCGttacaaaaaaattcatcGCTACAGCCTCCGGTAAGAGTTTGAAACTGAAACACAGctcagaaaaaaataataataaaaatagagttttaaatgtgaagattttaaatttaaaggtaaatttattttttttcaataatttaattgttcgtaattataattaattagttttatttatatttattgaagtTAACcagtaaattaatttttattaataaaccTAACtgtattttaatcaatttaattaatttttattatatttattgagGTTAACCAGTAAATattttacataaatatttaatcaatttaagcataactcaactactataaaaaaaaaaaaaagtaaaaaagtaaaaagtaaagttGAGATATTACTGAGAGAACTAATTCACCGATGGAGGTCTGTGTTGGGACTATTTTGTTCATCacttttttctctgttttcttttaccttcGAAAATCACGAAGCCATGAAGGTTTTAGACTCTACCCTGTTGTCGGAGTTCTGCCGCTGTTCTTATTGAACCGGCACCGTTTTCTGGACTGGACGACGGAGGTCCTCCGCAACAGTCGGAACAACACGGCGGTATTCCGCCGGCCAGGGGGTATCACCGGCGTCATGACGGGAAACCCAGATGTGGTGGAGCATATACTGAAGACCCAGTTTGAGAACTACTCGAAAGGGGAACGATTGGTTTCGCTTATGGAGGATTTTTTGGGGTCTGGAATTTTCAACTCCGACGGCGAAATTTGGAGGATTCAACGGAAAATGGCGAGTTATGAATTCAGCACCAAATCGCTGAGAAATTTCGTCACGGAAAATGTTGTAATTGAGATTCAAACGAAGCTGATTCCTCTGTTGGAAAAGGCTTCTGAAACAGAGCAGATTTTGGATTTTCAAGACGTTTTTGAACGATTTGCGTTTGATAATGTCTGTAAATTATCGTTCAATTTCGACCCTGGTTGTCTCGGCGGCGATGCAACTTCCGCCACCGAGTTCATGCTCGCTTTTGAGACCGCCGCCACTCTAATTTCCGGCaggttctgttttttttttttttttttctctccgatctgcatttttaataaaaaaaaaaccataccCATTTCGTGCTACTAAACACGAAGATATaatccactttgagtataagctctctgACTTTGTTTTGGCTTATGTACGACGCCTTATACCGGTAGATGTGTATTCcttgtttataaacttatgatcaGTGTCTGATAAaaagtgtactttgttcaagggctctagcgaaggagtcgagccgggaggctgtttgagggctTCATAGGCGTTTGGGGAGGCTAGAGTGTaggaagattgttgggaggattgttggg
The sequence above is a segment of the Cucurbita pepo subsp. pepo cultivar mu-cu-16 unplaced genomic scaffold, ASM280686v2 Cp4.1_scaffold001288, whole genome shotgun sequence genome. Coding sequences within it:
- the LOC111786283 gene encoding WAT1-related protein At5g07050-like isoform X3; translated protein: MGYSQSLGCFFQNAMPYIVVISLTFGYAGMNIISTVSLARGMSHYVLVVYRHAFATAVMAPFALFFERNVRPKITFKIFVQLFVLALLGPVIDQNFYYLGLKMTSPTFSCAIGNMLPSMTFIMAVLCRMEKLDLKNVRCQAKVLGTIVTVVGAMLMTFYKGSVINFFWTGHGRHTNTPPTAAAAAAAANPHNDGKFIKGSILLIIATLAWAAFFILQAITMRKYTAHLSLTTMVCFLGTLQAIVVTLAMDHPRHSWSIGWDMNLLAAAYGDNWCTADWRRAVLCFVG
- the LOC111786283 gene encoding WAT1-related protein At5g07050-like isoform X1; amino-acid sequence: MGYSQSLGCFFQNAMPYIVVISLTFGYAGMNIISTVSLARGMSHYVLVVYRHAFATAVMAPFALFFERNVRPKITFKIFVQLFVLALLGPVIDQNFYYLGLKMTSPTFSCAIGNMLPSMTFIMAVLCRMEKLDLKNVRCQAKVLGTIVTVVGAMLMTFYKGSVINFFWTGHGRHTNTPPTAAAAAAAANPHNDGKFIKGSILLIIATLAWAAFFILQAITMRKYTAHLSLTTMVCFLGTLQAIVVTLAMDHPRHSWSIGWDMNLLAAAYGGIVSSGLAYYLQGLVMKRKGPVFVTAFGPLVIVIVGFMGSLILGEKVYVGGIIGALLIGVGLYSVLWGKCNDVEDAAEAVKREELPVINQPI
- the LOC111786282 gene encoding cytochrome P450 94A1-like — translated: MEVCVGTILFITFFSVFFYLRKSRSHEGFRLYPVVGVLPLFLLNRHRFLDWTTEVLRNSRNNTAVFRRPGGITGVMTGNPDVVEHILKTQFENYSKGERLVSLMEDFLGSGIFNSDGEIWRIQRKMASYEFSTKSLRNFVTENVVIEIQTKLIPLLEKASETEQILDFQDVFERFAFDNVCKLSFNFDPGCLGGDATSATEFMLAFETAATLISG